The nucleotide sequence TGGCAGGCATGGGCCACGCTCGCAACGATCGTTGCCATGCTGGCCGCCCTGCTCAAAAGCAGCGGCCACCCGGATCTGATCCTGCTGGGTGCGCTGGGGATGCTGCTGTTGCTGGGTATCCTGACGCCGAAGGAGGCGTTTGCCGGGCTGTCCAATCCGGCCCCGCTGGCGGTGGGGGCCCTGTTCGTGGTGGCCGCTGGCGTTCGCAACACCGGGGCGCTGAGCTGGGTGGATCCGCTGCTATTCCAGCCGTCGCGCTATCTGCCTGCCACCTTGGGCCGCCTCATGCTTGCCAGCGCATCGCTCTCGGCGTTTTTGAATAACACGCCCATTGTGGCGATGCTCATCCCGCGGGTAGAGGCTTGGAGCGAAAAAAGCGGCATCCCTGTTTCCAAACTGATGATGCCGCTGTCGTTCGGTGCCATCTTGGGCGGGACAACCACCCTGATCGGCACCTCGACTAACTTGCTAGTTTCGGGGCTGATGGAAGCTTCCGGCTACTCGGGGTTGGGCCTATTCGAGCTGACCCCGGTTGCCGTGCCGGCTGCTCTGGCAGCCATGGCCTATTTTGTCCTGGTGGGGTATCGCCTGCTGCCCGAGCGGCGCCAGGGTGGGGCTACTGTCTCCAGCGAGCTGCAAAATTGCCTGTTCGAGCTGCGCGTTGCGCCCAACTCGCCCCTGGCGGGCAAGACGGTGCAGCAGGCGGGGCTGCGTTCGCTGGGCGAGGCGTATTTGCCCTACCTGCACCGGGACGGCCACTTGCTGTGGGCTGCCCCGGAAACGGTGCTGCGCGAAGGGGACATCCTCGATTTTGTCGGCAATCCGTCTGCCATCGACAAACTGCTGGAGCGGCCGGGGCTGGAGCGGACCGTGGATGGCGTTGGTTCGCCAGAGCTTACCGCGCATCCGCTCTACGAGGCCATCGTTGCCCCTTCCTCGCCGCTGGTGGGCCGAACGCTGCGTGAAGTGGGGTTCCGCGAGCGCTATGATGGCGTCGTGCTGGGCATCCACCGGCGGGACGAGCAGATCCGAGCGCCGCTGGGGCGCGCCCCCATCCAAGCCGGCGATTTGCTGTTTGTCGAGGCCCCGCCCGGTTTCGATCGGCGCTGGAGCGGGCGCCGCGATGAGTTTTATCTGGTAGCGCCCTACCGCGGCGAGCAGCCCAAGCCGCAACCCCAGAAGGCCCCCATCGCGATCGCGATTTTGGTCGCCACAGTGGCGTTTGCCGCCACCGGCATTGCCCCCATTGCCATGACGGCCTTTTTGGGCGCGCTCGCCACCATTGCCACCGGCTGCCTCTCGCGACAGGATGCCCGCCGCGCCGTGGACCTATCGGTTTTGATCGTGCTGGCCGCTTCGCTGGGGTTGGGGCGCGCGGTGGAAAAAACCGGCCTGGCCGATGCCATTGCCAACGGCATCATCGAGCGCGCGCCGCAGCTGGGGACGCTCGGGGTCTTGGTGGCCATCTATGCCATCACGAGCTTGCTGACCGAGGTGGTGACCAACAATGGGGCAGCGGCGATCGTGCTGCCCATCGGCTTGGCAGCGAGTGCGGAGCTGGGGGCGCCGCCGGAGGCCTTTGCCATTGCTGTCGCGATCGCCGCCTCGACCAGCTTTTTGACCCCCATCGGGTACCAGACCAACCTGATGGTCATGTCCCCCGGCGGCTACCGCTTTGGGGACTACGCGTGCAGCGGCATTGCTGTCGATGGCGTGGTAATGGTAACCAGCATCGCCGCGATCGCACAGCTCTGGCTGTGAGCGGGCCGGCGGGCTAGGGTGGAGCGCAGGAGTCTTATCGCAACCGCCATGGCATACGAATCGGAGCGAGAAGCCGCCATCGAGGCCTGCCGCGCAGCATCGCGCCTATGCGAGCGCGTCCGCGCCGAAATGGCCCCAGACGCCATGGAAAAGCAAGACCGCAGCCCGGTCACAGTCGCCGATTTTGGCTCGCAGGCGGTCATTTGCCAGGCACTGGCGGAGGCCTTTCCCCAGGATGCGGTCGTGGCGGAGGAGGACGCTGCGGCCCTGCGCCGACCGGATGGCGCTGCCTCGCTCCAGCAAGTGACGCACTACGTGCAGGCGATTGTCCCCACAGCCCATGCCGAGGCCGTCGCAAGCTGGATCGATCGCGGCAACGGCTCGGTGGGCCCGCGCTACTGGACCTTGGATCCCATTGATGGGACCAAAGGGTTCCTGCGCGGCGATCAGTACGCGATCACGCTGGCGCTGGTCGAAGGCGGCGAGGTCAAGGTGGGCGTTTTGGGCTGTCCGTCCCTATCGGTCGATGCCGGACCGCTAGCGGGCGAAACGGGCTTGCTGTTTGCCGCCGTGCGCCACCAAGGGGCCACCATGGAGCCGCTGGCGGGTGGCTCGCCTCATCCCATTGGGGTCGCCACCCAGGACGCCAGCAAGCTGCGGTTTGTGGAAGGCGTCGAGCCCGCGCACAGCGACCACACCCAACAGGCCGAGTTGGCACAGCGCGTGGGCATTACGGCGCCCTCGCTTCGCGTGGACAGCCAAGCCAAATACGGCACGGTTGCCTGCGGTCAGGCCGCCCTCTACCTGCGCTTGCCACCGCCGCAGAACCCCGGTTACCGTGAAAACGTTTGGGACCACGCCGCCGGCACCATCGTGGTCGAGGAAGCCGGGGGCCGGGTAACCGACATGCACGGCCGAGCGCTGGATTTTACCCAGGGGGCCAAGCTCGAGCGCAACCAGGGCGTTATCGTTAGCAACGGCGCCCTGCACGATGCCGTCCTGCAGGCGTTGCGCGAGCAGCAGCAAGCGGTCTCGGGCTGAAGCTGGTGACAGGATTCGAACCTGCGACCGACGGTTTACAAAACCGTCGCTCTACCGCTGAGCTACACCAGCACGGTCCTCAAGCTAACAGACAGTACCACCGGCGGACTCGCTGTCATACTATCGGGAACTAGCTGCGGTTAACTCCGCTATCCCGACCGACAAACTAGAGATTGGTGTGGGCCGGCAACTGTCCCTGCCCTTACAGACGCGGTTCCGCCGCTGGGTGGCCTTGGGCCTGGCCGCCCTAGCGACCGCCGCGAGCTGACGCTGGTGGCCCACTCGACCGCGCGCGAGGCCTACGAGGCGATCGTGCCGCAATTTGTCGAGCGCTGGGAGCAACGAACCGGGGAGGCCCTAAGGGTGTACCCAAGCTATGGTCCCTCAGGGGGCCAAGCGCGCGCTGTGCTAGAAGGGCTCGAAGCGGACGTTGTGGCCCTGGCCCTGGGCGCGGACGTTGCGCCACTGCAAGCGGCAGGACTGGTTGCGCCCGGGTGGCGTCAGGCGCTACCCAATCGCGCGGTGCCGCACTACTCGGTGGTCGCGCTTTCGACCCGAGCGGGCAACCCCCAAGGCATCCGCGACTGGCCAGACTTGACCGATGCTGGCGTCTCGGTAGTTGCGCCCAATCCCAAAACCTCGGGCGGGGCACGCTGGACCTTTTTGGCCCTTTGGGGCGCTGCCACCCAGCGGGATGGCATGCCCGGAGCCTCAGCCTACGTGCGCCACGTATATGGCAATGCCCCTATCCTGCCACGCAGCACCCGCGAAGCCAGCACGGTGTTTTGGCAGCAACAGCAAGGCGATGTCTTGCTCACCTACGAAAGCGTTGCCCGCTTTGCGCAGCGCAGCGGCCTAGAGCTGAGCTACACCGTGCCCGAGCCCAACCTGCGCGCCGACAACCCGGTGGCCGTTGTCGATCACCACGTCGAGCAGCACGGCAACCGCGCGGTTGCGGAAGCATTTGCCCGCTACTTGTTCTCGCCCCAGTGGCAAGGCAGTCGCCATCGCGATCGCGTGATTTATCTGACGCTGCTGCTACTGGTGCCGGCAGCCAATGTCGCCTTTCAGGCCTTTCGCAGCGGCCTGGGGGCTTTTGCGGCCAACTTGGGCGATCCCGCCCTTGTGAGCGCCATTCGCGTCACGCTGCTGCTGGCGGTGCTAGTGGTCCCGCTCAATACGGCATTTGGGCTGTGCGCCGCCTGGGTGATCGCGCGCCACCAGTTTCCCGGCCGGACGTTGCTGGTCAGCCTGCTGGATTTGCCCTTTGCCGTGTCCTCGGTGGTGGCGGGGCTAGCGATCGCGCTGCTCTACGGTCGCGACGGTTGGTTCGGGCCGCTGCTCGAGGCCGCTGGCATTCCCATGCTGTTTGCGCTGCCGGGAATGGCGCTGGCCACGGCGTTCGAAACGCTGCCGTTTGTGGCGCGCGAGCTCATTCCCGTACTAGAGGAGACCGGCACCGAGCAAGAGGAAGCGGCCCGCACTTTGGGCGCGAGCGAGTGGCAAACCTTTTGGCGCGTGACGCTTCCCAACCTTCGCTGGGCGCTGCTGTACGGCATCATCCTGACCAACGCGCGCGCCATGGGGGTATTCGGCTCGGTGGCGGTCATCTCGGGCAATATCATTGGCAAGACCCAAACCCTGACCCTGTTTATCGATGACACCTACAAGCAGTACCAGACGCAGGCTGCCTTTGCGGCAGCCATGCTGTTGGCTGGCCTGGCCCTGGTGACGCTAGCGCTCAAAGCGCGCTTGGAAGGTGCCTCGGCCGAGTGACCGCCGGTCGCCTTGCACCAGGCAAGGGCGGCCGGCGGCGCAAAGCTACAATGAGAAGCGCAATTCCGACGTGTTGGCGAGAAACGCGCGCTAGCCGCTCATGAGCCCCTCCTCAGAACGCGATCCCAACGCTGCATCGGCCGAGGCCCCGACATGCGACTCGCCGCTGGTCGATCTCAACGGGGTCCGCCAAGTTCAGCCCGAGACGCTCTCGGCCCAGCGAGCCCAGCAGATGGCGGAGTTTTTCCGCGTCCTCGCCGATCCCAGCCGCTTGCGCTTGCTCTCGGCCCTGGCCCAGCGCGAGCTCTGCGTGTGCGATCTGGCCGCGATCGCCAAAATGAGCGAGTCTGCAGTCTCCCATCAGCTCCGAACCCTGCGCGCCATGCGCCTGGTGAACTACCGCCGGCAGGGGCGCAACGTCTACTATCACCTAGCCGATGCCCACGTCATCGAGCTCTATCGGACCGTCGACGAGCACTTGGACGAACTGTGCCCGTAGCAGCAGCGGCCGGTTCAAGCTGCTACTATCCGCCGTACTAGGCTAAATTGTGAACGAAAAATGAAAGCCCGCCCCGCGGGTTGCCATCGAGGCCATGGCATGCGCAATGCAAGCTTGACGCGGCGAACGCTGCTCGGGGGTGCTTTGCTGGCAGCTGGTGCCGGCTTGATCGCGCGCCCTAGAGGCGCCCGGGCGCAAGCGTACTCGGACGCCTCGGTCACGCCGGGCGGCCTGGAAACGGTGGGCGATGTGGATCGCCGCTTTAACGGCTTTGATGCCCACCAAATCCTGACCGATTGGGATACCGGCACCGTCTCGCGGCAAGCCAACGGCCAGCAGCTGCGCGAGTACGCCATTGAGGCCATCGAGCGCGAGATCGAGATCGCGCCGGGGGTGCGCTACCCGGCTTGGACCTACAACGGTCGGGTCCCGGGGCCCACGCTGCGCGCCACCGAAGGCGATCGCGTGCGCATTCGCTTTACCAACCGCGGATCGCACCCGCACACGATGCACTTCCACAGTATCCACGGCGCCAGCATGGACGGCGTTCCCGGTGCCGGGGAGGTGCCGCCCGGCGAGACCTTCGTCTACGAATTCGAGGCGCAGCCGTTCGGCTGCCACCTCTACCACTGCCACTCCATGCCCTTCAAGCAGCACTTGCACAAGGGGCTCTACGGCGCGTTCATTGTCGATCCCGACCCCGAGCGGCACCCCCAACAGGCTGAGGCCGCGAACGCGCGCCTGCTCGGCAGCGCTGCCAATGCGCGCTGGCAGGAGCTCGTCATGGTCATGAACGGGTTCGATACCAACTTCGACGGCGACAACGAGTTCTACGCCGCCAACACCATCCCGCACGCCTACTTCAAGCGGCCCATCCGCATCGAGCGCGATCAGCCCGTGCGGGTTTATTTGGTCAACGCCACCGAGTTCGATCCCATCAATTCGTTCCACCTCCACGCCAACTTTTTCGACTACTACGACCACGGCACGACGCTCGAGCCCACGCTCCCCACCGTGGACACGGTCAAGCTGGCGCAGGCCCAGCGCGGCATTCTGGAGTTCTCCTATCGCGGCTTCGAGCCCGGCGATTACCCGTTTCACGCCCACCAAACCGAATTTGCCGAATTGGGATGGATGAGCTTGTTTCGCGTCGCCGCCTAAAGCGCACCACCGCCCAACTGGCCCTTCCCGTGGGGCTGCTGGCGCTACTGCTGGGGGCCTTCGTGCTGCTGGATCCGCTCCAACCCGCTGGCGCCCTGCCGCCGCTCGAGCGGCTGACGGTCGAGCGCACCATTTTGGATGACGCGGGTATCTCGCTGCTGGTGCGCGCTGGCGGTCCCGACCCAGTGGCGATCGCGCAGGTGCAAGTGGATGAGGCCTATTGGACCTTCGAGCAAAAGCCGGCGGGTGCCATTGCACCGCTCGAGCGCGCGCGCATCAACATCCCCTACCCCTGGACCCGCGGGGCGGACCACCACGTGCGGCTGGTCTCGCAGACGGGGGCAACCTTTGATCGCGCCATCGAACGGGCACTCCCCACCCCCACCCTCAATCCGGTGACGCTGCTGCGGCAGGCGCTGGTGGGGCTCTACGTGGGGCTCGTGCCGGTGGGGACGGGCATGCTGTTTTATCCGGCCCTGCGGCAGCTGGGCCGGCGCGGGCTGGAATTCGTCCTGGCGCTGACGCTGGGGCTGCTCGCCTACCTGCTGGTCGATACGGCCCGCGAGGGGTTGGCACTGAGCGCGCAGGCCAACTTGGCGCTGAGCGCTGGCACCTTGCTTTGGATCGCAGCCGGGCTGACGTTTGCGGCATTGCTGGCAGTAGGCCGGCGCGGCGGCGCGCCGCCCCAGGGCAAAGCCCTGGCGCGCTACTTGGCGCTGGGCATTGGCTGGCACAATCTGGGTGAAGGTTTGGCCATTGGGGCAGCGTTTGCCACCGGCGAGATTGCGCTGGGCTCGTTCCTGGTGCTGGGGTTTGCCCTGCACAATCTTACCGAGGGCATTGGCATTGCCGCGCCGCTGGCCGAGCTACGACCGAGGCTGGCAACGTTCGCCCGCCTAGCGGCCCTGGCAG is from Cyanobacteria bacterium QS_8_64_29 and encodes:
- a CDS encoding SLC13 family permease; its protein translation is MVELLGLDWQAWATLATIVAMLAALLKSSGHPDLILLGALGMLLLLGILTPKEAFAGLSNPAPLAVGALFVVAAGVRNTGALSWVDPLLFQPSRYLPATLGRLMLASASLSAFLNNTPIVAMLIPRVEAWSEKSGIPVSKLMMPLSFGAILGGTTTLIGTSTNLLVSGLMEASGYSGLGLFELTPVAVPAALAAMAYFVLVGYRLLPERRQGGATVSSELQNCLFELRVAPNSPLAGKTVQQAGLRSLGEAYLPYLHRDGHLLWAAPETVLREGDILDFVGNPSAIDKLLERPGLERTVDGVGSPELTAHPLYEAIVAPSSPLVGRTLREVGFRERYDGVVLGIHRRDEQIRAPLGRAPIQAGDLLFVEAPPGFDRRWSGRRDEFYLVAPYRGEQPKPQPQKAPIAIAILVATVAFAATGIAPIAMTAFLGALATIATGCLSRQDARRAVDLSVLIVLAASLGLGRAVEKTGLADAIANGIIERAPQLGTLGVLVAIYAITSLLTEVVTNNGAAAIVLPIGLAASAELGAPPEAFAIAVAIAASTSFLTPIGYQTNLMVMSPGGYRFGDYACSGIAVDGVVMVTSIAAIAQLWL
- a CDS encoding 3'(2'),5'-bisphosphate nucleotidase: MAYESEREAAIEACRAASRLCERVRAEMAPDAMEKQDRSPVTVADFGSQAVICQALAEAFPQDAVVAEEDAAALRRPDGAASLQQVTHYVQAIVPTAHAEAVASWIDRGNGSVGPRYWTLDPIDGTKGFLRGDQYAITLALVEGGEVKVGVLGCPSLSVDAGPLAGETGLLFAAVRHQGATMEPLAGGSPHPIGVATQDASKLRFVEGVEPAHSDHTQQAELAQRVGITAPSLRVDSQAKYGTVACGQAALYLRLPPPQNPGYRENVWDHAAGTIVVEEAGGRVTDMHGRALDFTQGAKLERNQGVIVSNGALHDAVLQALREQQQAVSG
- the cysW gene encoding sulfate ABC transporter permease subunit CysW, producing the protein MPGASAYVRHVYGNAPILPRSTREASTVFWQQQQGDVLLTYESVARFAQRSGLELSYTVPEPNLRADNPVAVVDHHVEQHGNRAVAEAFARYLFSPQWQGSRHRDRVIYLTLLLLVPAANVAFQAFRSGLGAFAANLGDPALVSAIRVTLLLAVLVVPLNTAFGLCAAWVIARHQFPGRTLLVSLLDLPFAVSSVVAGLAIALLYGRDGWFGPLLEAAGIPMLFALPGMALATAFETLPFVARELIPVLEETGTEQEEAARTLGASEWQTFWRVTLPNLRWALLYGIILTNARAMGVFGSVAVISGNIIGKTQTLTLFIDDTYKQYQTQAAFAAAMLLAGLALVTLALKARLEGASAE
- a CDS encoding ArsR family transcriptional regulator, coding for MSPSSERDPNAASAEAPTCDSPLVDLNGVRQVQPETLSAQRAQQMAEFFRVLADPSRLRLLSALAQRELCVCDLAAIAKMSESAVSHQLRTLRAMRLVNYRRQGRNVYYHLADAHVIELYRTVDEHLDELCP
- a CDS encoding copper oxidase, translating into MRNASLTRRTLLGGALLAAGAGLIARPRGARAQAYSDASVTPGGLETVGDVDRRFNGFDAHQILTDWDTGTVSRQANGQQLREYAIEAIEREIEIAPGVRYPAWTYNGRVPGPTLRATEGDRVRIRFTNRGSHPHTMHFHSIHGASMDGVPGAGEVPPGETFVYEFEAQPFGCHLYHCHSMPFKQHLHKGLYGAFIVDPDPERHPQQAEAANARLLGSAANARWQELVMVMNGFDTNFDGDNEFYAANTIPHAYFKRPIRIERDQPVRVYLVNATEFDPINSFHLHANFFDYYDHGTTLEPTLPTVDTVKLAQAQRGILEFSYRGFEPGDYPFHAHQTEFAELGWMSLFRVAA
- a CDS encoding metal transporter; the protein is MDELVSRRRLKRTTAQLALPVGLLALLLGAFVLLDPLQPAGALPPLERLTVERTILDDAGISLLVRAGGPDPVAIAQVQVDEAYWTFEQKPAGAIAPLERARINIPYPWTRGADHHVRLVSQTGATFDRAIERALPTPTLNPVTLLRQALVGLYVGLVPVGTGMLFYPALRQLGRRGLEFVLALTLGLLAYLLVDTAREGLALSAQANLALSAGTLLWIAAGLTFAALLAVGRRGGAPPQGKALARYLALGIGWHNLGEGLAIGAAFATGEIALGSFLVLGFALHNLTEGIGIAAPLAELRPRLATFARLAALAGAPAIAGIWLGAFAFSPHWAALFLGVGAGAILQVLVEVGAYLQRLSPTAGLLSARSLAGSAAGAAIMYGTSLAVQV